Part of the Chitinophaga parva genome is shown below.
TCTAAAATAATTCTTGGCATTGACCCCGGCACCCTGGTAATGGGCTATGGCCTGATCCGCGTTGAAAACAAGCAAGCCAGCCTCATTGAGATGAATGTATTGAAGCTATCCAAACACAAAGATCATTACGAACGGTTACAACTGATACAGCTGCGGGTGCAGGAACTCATCGGGCTTCACAGGCCCTCCGCCTGCGCTATTGAAGCACCTTTTTACGGGAAGAACGTGCAAAGTATGCTGAAACTGGGCCGCGCCCAGGGTGTAGCCATCGCCACAGCCATGCAGGCGGGCGTAGGCGTGTCTGAATACTCTCCCAAGAAAGTAAAGCAATCGATCACCGGCAATGGTAACGCAGACAAGGAACAGGTATGGGGCATGCTGCAACGCATT
Proteins encoded:
- the ruvC gene encoding crossover junction endodeoxyribonuclease RuvC; its protein translation is MTNTSKIILGIDPGTLVMGYGLIRVENKQASLIEMNVLKLSKHKDHYERLQLIQLRVQELIGLHRPSACAIEAPFYGKNVQSMLKLGRAQGVAIATAMQAGVGVSEYSPKKVKQSITGNGNADKEQVWGMLQRILQCGERPEYLDASDALAVAVCHFFQESSPLAGVGKSRGWDQFLQDNPHRIVK